One segment of Streptomyces sp. YIM 121038 DNA contains the following:
- a CDS encoding metallophosphoesterase, with translation MGVLGFVLVALGAAAVFGGLLWYVWRRTVRDTTIKGSWGRRLGTVAFLAGPLLMFGALAAERTGAPFPLQRILAWPGFLWMAFALYLLLALLAGELVRPLLNRWPASRPARPAFEDEARSANEAGKGAQPHPADPGGDLPRRVFVARTVAAGAATVAAATVGYGTYSVLRGPRVKRVTVPLAKLPRAAHGFRIAVVSDIHLGPVLGAGFARCVVDTVNSTQADLIAIVGDLVDGDVEDLAGAARPLADLRARHGSFFVTGNHEYFSGAEQWVEHVRSLGLRPLENARTELPYFDLAGVNDVQGEDEGQGPDFAKALGDRDRTRASVLLAHQPVVIHDAVEHGVDLQLSGHTHGGQLWPNNVVADLANPTLAGLERYGDTQLYVTRGAGAWGPPVRVGAPSDITVVELASRAA, from the coding sequence GTGGGCGTCCTCGGATTCGTCCTGGTCGCCCTGGGTGCGGCCGCCGTCTTCGGCGGCCTCCTCTGGTACGTGTGGCGACGGACGGTGCGCGACACCACGATCAAGGGCTCGTGGGGCAGACGCCTGGGCACCGTGGCGTTCCTCGCGGGACCCCTGCTGATGTTCGGCGCGCTGGCGGCGGAGCGCACCGGGGCACCGTTCCCGCTCCAGCGGATCCTGGCGTGGCCGGGCTTCCTGTGGATGGCGTTCGCGCTGTACCTGCTCCTGGCCCTGCTGGCGGGAGAGCTGGTACGCCCACTGTTGAACCGGTGGCCGGCGAGCAGACCAGCCCGTCCGGCGTTTGAGGACGAGGCGCGAAGCGCCAATGAGGCGGGCAAAGGGGCACAGCCCCATCCGGCGGACCCCGGCGGTGACCTGCCCCGCCGAGTCTTCGTGGCCAGAACGGTAGCCGCGGGCGCGGCGACCGTCGCGGCGGCGACCGTGGGCTACGGCACGTACTCCGTCCTCCGAGGCCCCCGCGTGAAACGCGTCACCGTCCCCCTCGCCAAGCTGCCGCGCGCGGCGCACGGCTTCCGGATCGCCGTGGTCAGCGACATCCACCTGGGCCCGGTGCTCGGCGCGGGCTTCGCCCGGTGCGTGGTGGACACCGTCAACTCCACCCAGGCCGACCTCATCGCGATCGTCGGCGACCTGGTGGACGGGGACGTCGAGGACCTCGCGGGCGCCGCCCGCCCGCTCGCGGACCTGCGCGCACGCCACGGAAGCTTCTTCGTCACGGGCAACCACGAGTACTTCTCCGGCGCCGAGCAGTGGGTGGAGCACGTCCGCTCGCTCGGCCTGCGCCCCCTGGAGAACGCCCGCACCGAACTGCCGTACTTCGACCTCGCCGGGGTCAACGACGTCCAGGGCGAGGACGAGGGCCAGGGGCCCGACTTCGCCAAGGCGCTCGGCGACCGGGACCGCACGCGCGCCTCCGTGCTGCTCGCCCACCAGCCCGTGGTCATCCACGACGCCGTCGAGCACGGCGTCGACCTCCAGCTCTCCGGCCACACCCACGGCGGCCAGCTCTGGCCCAACAACGTCGTCGCCGACCTCGCCAACCCCACCCTCGCGGGCCTGGAGCGCTACGGCGACACCCAGCTGTACGTGACCCGCGGCGCCGGGGCGTGGGGCCCGCCCGTCAGGGTGGGGGCGCCGTCCGACATCACGGTGGTGGAGCTGGCGTCGCGCGCGGCGTGA
- a CDS encoding HAMP domain-containing sensor histidine kinase, with amino-acid sequence MRKRAHTGPRRLFGNSLRAKLTLVNVVLLALGIAAATAVSIMGMKHYLLNSVDSELKSSRTAFSGMPVTLDHLRKISNFKKSLIELPQQVGKEDQLTPSSSLFVAVDIDDKPVNFGYVGSTQLQLQLAHAVGDAQEFADKDTPSDVRLGGDSYRALGMRIADGTVLVIATSTEDVHASVRKALRLDLAFGVLLLALLAVLTMMSASRRLRPLEDMVETASAIAEGDLKRRVPCSRTEVRETEQLRLALNSMLQQVEAAFATRERSEAQLRQFVADASHELRTPLSAIRGYLQLYDNGMLTTPEDRGRAWCRVNAETDRMNHLVEELLTLARLDQQPELRLRPVDLSRLVRDAADDLRAQDPGRPLTVCADGAILVRADEQGLRKVLANLLANVRTHTPAETPVRLGLERRGHVVCLTVADEGPGLGEQDAARVFDRFFRTGRSGGSGLGMAIVQGVVAAHGGRVQLRTAPGEGLTVLVSLPRVPSPPSRPRPQAPREPVALLTPRATPAPPP; translated from the coding sequence ATGAGGAAGCGGGCGCACACCGGGCCGCGGCGGCTCTTCGGGAACTCGCTGCGCGCCAAGCTCACCCTGGTGAACGTCGTCCTGCTCGCGCTCGGCATAGCGGCCGCGACCGCCGTGAGCATCATGGGCATGAAGCACTACCTGCTGAACAGCGTCGACTCCGAACTGAAGAGCTCGCGCACGGCGTTCAGCGGGATGCCGGTCACCCTCGACCATCTGAGGAAGATCAGCAACTTCAAGAAGTCGCTGATCGAGCTGCCGCAGCAGGTCGGGAAGGAGGACCAACTGACGCCTTCCTCCTCGCTGTTCGTCGCGGTCGACATCGACGACAAGCCCGTCAACTTCGGGTACGTCGGCTCCACGCAGCTCCAGCTCCAGCTCGCCCACGCCGTCGGCGACGCGCAGGAGTTCGCGGACAAGGACACGCCGAGCGACGTACGGCTGGGCGGCGACTCCTACCGCGCCCTCGGCATGCGGATCGCCGACGGCACGGTCCTCGTCATCGCCACCTCCACGGAGGACGTGCACGCGAGCGTGCGCAAGGCGCTCCGGCTCGACCTGGCCTTCGGCGTGCTGCTGCTCGCGCTGCTCGCCGTCCTGACGATGATGTCCGCGAGCCGACGCCTCAGGCCCCTGGAGGACATGGTCGAGACGGCCTCCGCGATCGCCGAGGGCGATCTGAAGCGGCGCGTGCCCTGCAGCAGGACCGAGGTGCGGGAGACCGAGCAGCTGCGGCTCGCGCTCAACTCCATGCTCCAGCAGGTCGAGGCGGCCTTCGCGACCCGCGAGCGGAGCGAGGCCCAGCTGCGGCAGTTCGTCGCGGACGCCTCGCACGAGCTGCGCACCCCGCTGTCCGCGATCCGCGGCTACCTCCAGCTCTACGACAACGGCATGCTGACCACGCCGGAGGACCGCGGCCGCGCCTGGTGCCGCGTCAACGCGGAGACCGACCGCATGAACCACCTCGTGGAGGAGCTGCTCACCCTGGCCCGCCTGGACCAGCAGCCCGAGCTGCGCCTGCGCCCCGTCGACCTGAGCCGACTGGTGCGGGACGCGGCCGACGACCTGCGCGCGCAGGACCCGGGCCGTCCGCTCACGGTGTGCGCGGACGGCGCGATCCTCGTCCGGGCGGACGAGCAGGGCCTGCGCAAGGTCCTCGCCAACCTGCTCGCCAACGTCCGCACCCACACCCCCGCCGAGACCCCGGTGCGGCTCGGCCTGGAGCGGCGCGGCCACGTGGTGTGCCTGACCGTGGCGGACGAGGGCCCGGGGCTCGGCGAACAGGACGCGGCCCGGGTCTTCGACCGCTTCTTCCGTACGGGCCGCAGCGGGGGCAGCGGGCTCGGCATGGCCATCGTGCAGGGCGTGGTGGCGGCCCACGGCGGCCGCGTCCAGCTCCGCACGGCGCCGGGCGAGGGCCTGACGGTCCTGGTCAGCCTCCCGCGCGTGCCGTCACCGCCGTCGCGGCCGCGCCCGCAGGCGCCGCGGGAGCCGGTCGCCCTGCTCACGCCGCGCGCGACGCCAGCTCCACCACCGTGA
- a CDS encoding response regulator transcription factor, protein MLVVEDEPSIADVLSLTLRFHRFDVMTAGSVREALALAERTRPDCALLDVMLPDGDGRALGRELRARRPDLALVFLTARDAPTEVVGALGFADDYITKPFHIDEVVARIGAVLRRTRPGDVLPQRPPLRYGDLELDETTYLVRRGGREVQLTPTEYALLRFLVRNAGRVVPKEQLLRHVWHIEHAAESTVVETYVSYLRRKLDQVGPPLITTRRGVGYGLA, encoded by the coding sequence GTGCTCGTCGTGGAGGACGAGCCGAGCATCGCCGACGTCCTCAGCCTCACCCTGCGCTTCCACCGCTTCGACGTGATGACGGCGGGCTCGGTCCGCGAGGCCCTCGCGCTCGCCGAGCGCACCCGGCCGGACTGCGCGCTCCTGGACGTGATGCTGCCGGACGGCGACGGGCGGGCGCTCGGCCGTGAACTGCGGGCGCGCAGGCCCGACCTCGCCCTGGTGTTCCTCACCGCCCGCGACGCGCCGACGGAGGTCGTCGGCGCCCTCGGCTTCGCCGACGACTACATCACCAAGCCGTTCCACATCGACGAGGTCGTCGCCCGCATCGGCGCCGTGCTCCGCCGCACCCGCCCCGGCGACGTGCTGCCGCAGCGGCCGCCGCTGCGCTACGGCGACCTGGAGCTGGACGAGACGACGTACCTGGTGCGCAGGGGCGGCCGCGAGGTGCAGCTCACGCCCACCGAGTACGCCCTGCTGCGCTTCCTGGTGCGCAACGCGGGCCGGGTGGTGCCCAAGGAGCAACTCCTGCGCCACGTCTGGCACATCGAGCACGCGGCGGAGTCGACGGTCGTGGAGACGTACGTCAGCTATCTGCGGCGCAAGCTCGACCAGGTGGGGCCACCGCTGATCACGACCCGGCGCGGCGTGGGATACGGGCTGGCATGA
- a CDS encoding MMPL family transporter — protein sequence MVAWARWCYRHRLVVVVLWVTALVGLGAVGGSAGTDYANVFSAPDTDSTRAGDLMEKAFPQRSGDTDTVVWKTARGSARDAAVRGRIEPVLAEIAGMKGVGEVAGPYAPGPEAAARISRDGRVAYAQITFTAQANEVSKSLVEDVVDTARAAARPGLRVELGGQAVARIQEPPAGTAEAVGIAAAAVVLFLAFGSLFAMLLPILTAVFAVGTGLLATMLLSHVTAVPEVAPLLGTLIGLGVGIDYALFIVTRHRRGILRGLAPEESAAQALDTSGRAVLFAGGTVCVALAGMLVMNMRFLDGVVIAASLTVVLSVLAALTLLPAMLGLLGPRVLSRRQRRRLAATGPEPDEPTGLAACWAAAVGRRPRTVALLAVAVMAALSLPLLSLRLGATDQGNHQESSTTRQAYDLLAEGFGPGFNGPLHVVVEKAGPAATEALVERIRATEGVAHVGPATPSADGGTAVIQVVPTTSPQSAATDRLIDRLRADVLPRAGVDAHVGGVTAVFKDFATVTADRLPYFVGTIVVLGFLLLLVAFRSLVVPLTAAVMNLVAAAASFGVLVAVFQWGWGAEALGIAKEGPITAFLPVVMLSLLFGLSMDYQVFLVSRMHEEWVHTRDNARAVRVGLAETSRVINCAALIMICVFSAFVLSGDMEGATAGIGLAAAVALDAFVLRTALVPAAMRLLGRANWWLPPWLDRRLPHLAVEPQDAAPPAPEELEALVAAALGPAGPAPDPHAPDDACGSPEACAAQGACGAVDPLTARGDFSPYDPYDAAYAADDEHYVPGLPAPQERGAHVVHGFIITPDGEPIHTVTMTLLSKSGRQLDRVSSLADGSYLLSAPAPGVYLLAATAPGYASKARHIMLGSGPLTYDLELLEAVGTGPML from the coding sequence GTGGTGGCATGGGCACGTTGGTGCTACCGGCACCGACTGGTGGTCGTGGTGCTGTGGGTGACGGCACTGGTCGGTTTAGGGGCCGTCGGCGGCTCCGCGGGCACCGACTACGCGAACGTCTTCTCCGCCCCCGACACGGACTCCACGCGCGCCGGTGACCTGATGGAGAAGGCGTTCCCCCAGCGCAGCGGCGACACGGACACCGTGGTGTGGAAGACCGCGCGGGGTTCGGCGCGGGACGCCGCCGTGCGCGGCCGGATCGAGCCCGTGCTCGCCGAGATCGCCGGGATGAAGGGCGTCGGCGAGGTGGCGGGCCCGTACGCGCCGGGGCCCGAGGCCGCCGCCAGGATCAGCCGCGACGGACGCGTCGCGTACGCGCAGATCACCTTCACCGCGCAGGCCAACGAGGTCTCCAAGAGCCTCGTCGAGGACGTCGTCGACACCGCGCGCGCCGCCGCCCGTCCGGGCCTGCGGGTCGAGCTCGGCGGCCAGGCCGTCGCCCGCATCCAGGAGCCGCCCGCGGGCACCGCGGAGGCCGTCGGCATCGCGGCCGCCGCCGTGGTGCTCTTCCTCGCCTTCGGCTCGCTGTTCGCGATGCTCCTGCCCATCCTCACCGCCGTCTTCGCCGTCGGCACCGGGCTGCTCGCCACGATGCTGCTCAGCCACGTCACGGCGGTGCCCGAAGTGGCGCCGCTGCTCGGCACGTTGATCGGGCTCGGCGTCGGCATCGACTACGCCCTGTTCATCGTCACCCGGCACCGCCGGGGCATCCTGCGCGGCCTCGCCCCCGAGGAGTCGGCCGCGCAGGCCCTCGACACCTCGGGCCGCGCCGTGCTGTTCGCGGGCGGCACCGTGTGCGTCGCGCTCGCCGGGATGCTCGTGATGAACATGCGCTTCCTGGACGGCGTGGTCATCGCCGCGTCCCTCACCGTCGTCCTGAGCGTGCTCGCCGCCCTCACCCTGCTGCCCGCGATGCTCGGCCTGCTCGGACCCCGCGTGCTCAGCCGCCGCCAGCGGCGCCGCCTCGCGGCCACCGGGCCCGAACCGGACGAGCCGACCGGCCTCGCGGCGTGCTGGGCCGCGGCCGTGGGGCGGCGCCCGCGCACGGTCGCGCTGCTCGCCGTCGCGGTCATGGCGGCCCTGTCGCTGCCGCTCCTTTCGCTGCGCCTCGGCGCCACCGACCAGGGCAACCACCAGGAGTCCAGCACCACCCGACAGGCCTACGACCTGCTCGCCGAGGGCTTCGGGCCCGGCTTCAACGGGCCCCTCCACGTGGTCGTGGAGAAGGCCGGACCGGCCGCCACCGAGGCCCTGGTGGAGCGCATCCGCGCGACGGAGGGCGTGGCGCACGTCGGCCCCGCGACGCCCTCGGCCGACGGCGGGACCGCCGTCATCCAGGTCGTCCCCACCACCTCGCCGCAGTCCGCGGCCACGGACCGCCTGATCGACCGGCTGCGCGCCGACGTACTGCCGCGGGCGGGCGTGGACGCGCACGTCGGCGGCGTGACCGCGGTGTTCAAGGACTTCGCCACGGTCACGGCGGACCGCCTTCCGTACTTCGTGGGCACCATCGTCGTGCTCGGCTTCCTGCTGCTCCTCGTCGCCTTCCGCTCCCTCGTCGTCCCGCTGACGGCGGCCGTCATGAACCTGGTCGCCGCCGCCGCGTCCTTCGGCGTGCTGGTGGCCGTCTTCCAGTGGGGCTGGGGCGCGGAGGCGCTCGGCATCGCCAAGGAGGGCCCGATCACGGCGTTCCTGCCCGTCGTCATGCTGTCGCTGCTCTTCGGCCTGTCGATGGACTACCAGGTGTTCCTGGTCAGCCGCATGCACGAGGAGTGGGTGCACACCCGGGACAACGCCCGCGCGGTGCGCGTCGGCCTCGCGGAGACCAGCCGGGTCATCAACTGCGCGGCCCTCATCATGATCTGCGTGTTCTCCGCGTTCGTCCTCAGCGGCGACATGGAGGGCGCCACGGCGGGCATCGGCCTCGCCGCGGCCGTCGCACTCGACGCGTTCGTGCTGCGCACCGCGCTCGTCCCCGCCGCCATGCGGCTGCTCGGCCGCGCCAACTGGTGGCTCCCGCCCTGGCTCGACCGGCGCCTTCCGCACCTCGCCGTCGAGCCGCAGGACGCCGCGCCCCCGGCGCCCGAGGAGCTGGAGGCGCTGGTGGCGGCCGCCCTCGGCCCGGCGGGCCCGGCGCCGGACCCGCACGCCCCGGACGACGCGTGCGGGTCGCCCGAGGCGTGCGCGGCCCAGGGCGCGTGCGGGGCGGTGGACCCGCTGACGGCCCGCGGCGACTTCTCCCCGTACGACCCCTACGACGCGGCCTACGCGGCCGACGACGAACACTACGTCCCCGGCCTGCCCGCCCCGCAGGAGCGTGGTGCGCACGTCGTGCACGGCTTCATCATCACGCCCGACGGCGAGCCCATCCACACCGTGACCATGACCCTGCTGTCCAAGAGCGGCCGCCAGCTCGACCGCGTCTCGTCCCTGGCCGACGGCTCCTACCTCCTGTCGGCCCCCGCCCCCGGCGTCTACCTCCTCGCGGCGACGGCCCCCGGCTACGCCTCGAAGGCCCGCCACATCATGCTCGGCAGCGGCCCCCTCACGTACGACCTGGAACTCCTGGAGGCGGTGGGCACGGGGCCCATGCTGTGA
- a CDS encoding Uma2 family endonuclease, whose protein sequence is MSAASVEQPYEDEEPFSLTAIADEIMERHPGYRVEIIGGHLLVTPSPDAPHARALTSLMVPFLAAGLHGEETEVLQNVGLWLPTAIEDYAIPDLVIVDADIDDHFVENNAYDPVCFRLVLEVTSSNWRDDLKTKVTAYAEAKVPVYVVVDRKHQRLHLLTDPKGGEYGNHQVHAPGQVVALPDSIGAKVSLDVTALLEAGKKKS, encoded by the coding sequence ATGTCCGCCGCCAGCGTCGAGCAGCCCTATGAGGACGAAGAGCCGTTCTCCCTCACGGCCATCGCCGACGAGATCATGGAGCGCCATCCGGGCTACCGCGTCGAGATCATCGGAGGACATCTCCTCGTGACCCCTTCCCCGGATGCCCCGCACGCCCGCGCCCTGACCAGTCTCATGGTGCCCTTCCTCGCCGCCGGGTTGCACGGCGAGGAAACCGAGGTCCTCCAGAACGTCGGTCTCTGGCTCCCCACCGCCATCGAGGACTACGCGATCCCCGACCTCGTGATCGTGGACGCCGACATCGACGACCACTTCGTCGAGAACAACGCCTACGACCCGGTCTGCTTCCGCCTCGTCCTGGAGGTCACCTCCAGCAACTGGAGGGACGACCTGAAGACCAAGGTCACCGCCTACGCCGAGGCCAAGGTGCCCGTCTATGTCGTCGTCGATCGCAAGCACCAGCGCCTGCACCTCCTCACCGACCCCAAGGGCGGCGAGTACGGAAACCATCAGGTACACGCCCCCGGCCAGGTGGTCGCCCTGCCCGACTCGATCGGCGCCAAGGTGTCGCTGGACGTGACGGCACTTCTGGAAGCCGGGAAGAAGAAGAGCTAG
- a CDS encoding succinate dehydrogenase iron-sulfur subunit: protein MATPTMDKVEADAAASSHLITVTFRIRRFNPEVSAEATWEDFQLEIDPKERVLDGLHKIKWDLDGTLTFRRSCAHGICGSDAMRINGKNRLACKTLIKDINPAKPITVEPIKGLTVLKDLVVDMEPFFQAYRDVMPFLVTKGNEPTRERLQSAEDRERFDDTTKCILCAACTSSCPVFWNDGQYFGPAAIVNAHRFIFDSRDEAGEQRLEILNDKDGVWRCRTTFNCTDACPRGIEVTKAIQEVKRALITRRF from the coding sequence ATGGCAACCCCGACGATGGACAAGGTCGAGGCGGACGCCGCGGCCTCGTCCCACCTCATCACCGTCACCTTCCGGATCCGCCGCTTCAACCCGGAGGTCTCGGCGGAGGCGACCTGGGAAGACTTCCAGCTGGAGATCGACCCCAAGGAGCGCGTCCTCGACGGTCTGCACAAGATCAAGTGGGATCTGGACGGCACGCTGACGTTCCGCCGCTCCTGCGCGCACGGCATCTGCGGCTCGGACGCCATGCGGATCAACGGCAAGAACCGCCTGGCCTGCAAGACCCTGATCAAGGACATCAACCCGGCCAAGCCGATCACGGTCGAGCCCATCAAGGGCCTCACGGTCCTGAAGGACCTCGTCGTGGACATGGAGCCGTTCTTCCAGGCCTACCGCGACGTGATGCCCTTCCTGGTCACCAAGGGCAACGAGCCGACGCGCGAGCGCCTGCAGTCCGCCGAGGACCGCGAGCGCTTCGACGACACGACGAAGTGCATCCTGTGCGCCGCCTGCACGTCCTCGTGCCCGGTGTTCTGGAACGACGGCCAGTACTTCGGCCCGGCCGCGATCGTGAACGCGCACCGCTTCATCTTCGACAGCCGTGACGAGGCGGGCGAGCAGCGCCTGGAGATCCTGAACGACAAGGACGGCGTGTGGCGCTGCCGCACCACGTTCAACTGCACGGACGCCTGCCCGCGTGGCATCGAGGTCACGAAGGCGATCCAGGAGGTCAAGCGCGCGCTGATCACCCGCCGCTTCTGA
- the sdhA gene encoding succinate dehydrogenase flavoprotein subunit: MKIHKYDTVIVGAGGAGMRAAIEATKRSRTAVLTKLYPTRSHTGAAQGGMAAALANVEEDNWEWHTFDTIKGGDYLVDQDAAEILAKEAIDAVLDLEKMGLPFNRTPDGTIDQRRFGGHSRNHGEAPVRRSCYAADRTGHMILQTLYQNCVKEGVEFFNEFYVLDQLIVEEDGVKKSAGVVAYELATGEIHVFQAKAVIYASGGTGKFFKVTSNAHTLTGDGQAACYRRGLPLEDMEFFQFHPTGIWRMGILLTEGARGEGGILRNKDGERFMEKYAPVMKDLASRDVVSRSIYTEIREGRGCGPEGDHVYLDLTHLPPEQLDAKLPDITEFARTYLGIEPYTDPIPIQPTAHYAMGGIPTNVEGEVLSDNTTVVPGLYAAGEVACVSVHGANRLGTNSLLDINVFGRRAGIAAAEYAAKADFVELPENPAQLVADLVEQLRDSRGTERVAEIRKELQETMDANVMVFRTEQTIKTAVEKIAELRERYKNVSVQDKGKRFNTDLLEAIELGNLLDLAEVMAVSALARKESRGGHYREDYPNRDDVNFMRHTMAYREVADDGKDSIRLDYKPVVQTRYQPMERKY; this comes from the coding sequence GTGAAGATTCACAAGTACGACACCGTCATCGTCGGCGCGGGCGGCGCCGGCATGCGCGCCGCCATCGAGGCGACGAAGCGCAGCCGCACCGCCGTGCTCACCAAGCTCTACCCCACCCGCTCCCACACCGGCGCGGCGCAGGGCGGCATGGCCGCCGCGCTCGCCAACGTGGAGGAGGACAACTGGGAGTGGCACACCTTCGACACGATCAAGGGCGGTGACTACCTGGTCGACCAGGACGCCGCCGAGATCCTGGCGAAGGAGGCCATCGACGCGGTCCTCGACCTGGAGAAGATGGGCCTGCCGTTCAACCGCACCCCGGACGGCACCATCGACCAGCGCCGCTTCGGCGGTCACTCCCGCAACCACGGCGAGGCGCCGGTGCGCCGGTCCTGCTACGCGGCGGACCGCACCGGCCACATGATCCTCCAGACCCTCTACCAGAACTGCGTCAAGGAGGGTGTGGAGTTCTTCAACGAGTTCTACGTCCTCGACCAGCTCATCGTGGAGGAGGACGGCGTCAAGAAGAGCGCGGGCGTCGTCGCGTACGAGCTGGCCACCGGCGAGATCCACGTCTTCCAGGCGAAGGCCGTCATCTACGCCTCGGGCGGCACCGGCAAGTTCTTCAAGGTGACCTCCAACGCGCACACCCTCACCGGTGACGGCCAGGCGGCCTGCTACCGGCGCGGGCTGCCGCTTGAGGACATGGAGTTCTTCCAGTTCCACCCGACCGGCATCTGGCGCATGGGCATCCTGCTCACGGAGGGCGCCCGCGGTGAGGGCGGCATCCTCCGCAACAAGGACGGCGAGCGCTTCATGGAGAAGTACGCGCCGGTCATGAAGGACCTCGCGTCCCGTGACGTCGTCTCGCGCTCCATCTACACGGAGATCCGCGAGGGCCGCGGCTGCGGTCCCGAGGGCGACCACGTCTACCTCGACCTCACGCACCTCCCGCCGGAGCAGCTCGACGCCAAGCTCCCGGACATCACGGAGTTCGCGCGCACGTACCTCGGCATCGAGCCCTACACGGACCCGATCCCGATCCAGCCGACCGCGCACTACGCCATGGGCGGCATCCCGACGAACGTCGAGGGTGAGGTCCTCTCGGACAACACCACCGTCGTCCCGGGCCTGTACGCGGCGGGCGAGGTCGCCTGCGTGTCGGTGCACGGCGCCAACCGCCTGGGCACCAACTCGCTGCTCGACATCAACGTCTTCGGGCGCCGCGCCGGCATCGCCGCCGCGGAGTACGCCGCGAAGGCCGACTTCGTGGAGCTGCCGGAGAACCCGGCGCAGCTCGTGGCCGACCTGGTCGAGCAGCTGCGCGACTCCCGGGGCACCGAGCGGGTCGCGGAGATCCGCAAGGAGCTCCAGGAGACGATGGACGCCAACGTGATGGTGTTCCGCACGGAGCAGACCATCAAGACGGCCGTCGAGAAGATCGCCGAGCTGCGCGAGCGCTACAAGAACGTCTCGGTCCAGGACAAGGGCAAGCGCTTCAACACCGACCTCCTGGAGGCCATCGAGCTGGGCAACCTGCTCGACCTCGCCGAGGTCATGGCGGTCTCGGCCCTCGCCCGCAAGGAGTCCCGCGGCGGTCACTACCGCGAGGACTACCCCAACCGCGACGACGTCAACTTCATGCGCCACACCATGGCGTACCGCGAGGTCGCCGACGACGGCAAGGACTCGATCCGCCTCGACTACAAGCCGGTCGTCCAGACCCGCTACCAGCCGATGGAGCGTAAGTACTGA
- a CDS encoding succinate dehydrogenase hydrophobic membrane anchor subunit → MSDTTLEKSGVGPVEGDSLYDADNPAPVIEAPRKRTSKTPRATRGNFEMAAWLFMRLSGVVLVVLVITHLLIQLVLDGGVSKIGFAFVAGRWASPFWQVWDLLMLWLAMLHGANGLRTVINDYAERPNTRLWLKGLLYTATVFTILLGTLVIFTFDPNIR, encoded by the coding sequence ATGTCCGACACCACGCTTGAGAAGTCCGGAGTGGGCCCCGTCGAGGGTGACTCCCTCTACGACGCCGACAACCCCGCGCCCGTCATCGAGGCCCCCCGCAAGCGCACGTCGAAGACGCCTCGCGCCACCCGCGGCAACTTCGAGATGGCCGCGTGGCTGTTCATGCGCCTGTCCGGCGTCGTCCTCGTCGTCCTCGTCATCACGCACCTGCTGATCCAGCTGGTGCTCGACGGCGGTGTGTCGAAGATCGGCTTCGCGTTCGTCGCGGGCCGCTGGGCGTCCCCGTTCTGGCAGGTCTGGGATCTGCTGATGCTGTGGCTCGCCATGCTGCACGGCGCGAACGGCCTGCGCACGGTCATCAACGACTACGCGGAGCGTCCGAACACGCGCCTGTGGCTCAAGGGCCTGCTGTACACCGCCACGGTGTTCACCATCCTCCTGGGCACGCTGGTGATCTTCACCTTCGACCCGAACATCCGCTAA
- the sdhC gene encoding succinate dehydrogenase, cytochrome b556 subunit produces the protein MPAGTLYRGREGMWSWVAHRVTGVLIFFFLFVHVLDTALVRVSPEAYDEVVATYKTPIVALLEYGLVAAILFHALNGLRVIAVDFWSKGPRYQKQMLWTVVGIWVVLMVGALYPVLGHAVRELFGS, from the coding sequence GTGCCGGCTGGAACGCTGTACCGCGGCCGGGAAGGAATGTGGTCCTGGGTGGCTCATCGAGTCACCGGCGTCCTCATCTTCTTCTTCCTGTTCGTACATGTGCTGGACACCGCTCTCGTCCGCGTCTCGCCCGAGGCGTACGACGAGGTCGTGGCTACCTACAAGACGCCGATCGTCGCGCTCCTCGAGTACGGCCTGGTCGCTGCCATCCTCTTCCACGCGCTCAACGGCCTGCGTGTGATCGCCGTCGACTTCTGGTCGAAGGGCCCGCGCTACCAGAAGCAGATGCTCTGGACCGTCGTGGGCATCTGGGTCGTCCTGATGGTGGGCGCGCTGTACCCGGTCCTCGGCCACGCCGTCCGTGAACTGTTCGGGAGCTGA
- a CDS encoding 2-oxo-4-hydroxy-4-carboxy-5-ureidoimidazoline decarboxylase, whose protein sequence is MPDTTGSPTSPTGPLEPLNTAPADEAQRTLLTCCGSSHWARRLTAHRPYPDLDALLAAADEAAYDLTPADLTEALAAEPLEPAVAPGSAYTAAATALRAAHAAYESRFGHAFVICLDATAPSEALDHLLASLRDRLGNDPEEELAVAADELRRAARARLTRLVHNWPEISVPRPSRQPDPPRPTRSDSPYVPV, encoded by the coding sequence ATACCGGACACCACGGGATCTCCGACCTCTCCGACGGGACCGCTGGAGCCCCTGAACACCGCGCCCGCCGACGAGGCCCAGCGCACCCTTCTGACCTGCTGCGGAAGCAGCCACTGGGCACGCAGGCTCACCGCCCACCGGCCCTACCCCGACCTCGACGCGCTGCTCGCCGCCGCCGACGAGGCCGCGTACGACCTGACCCCCGCCGACCTCACCGAGGCCCTGGCCGCCGAGCCGCTCGAACCGGCCGTGGCGCCGGGCAGCGCCTACACCGCCGCGGCCACCGCCCTGCGCGCCGCCCACGCCGCGTACGAGAGCCGCTTCGGCCACGCCTTCGTGATCTGCCTGGACGCCACCGCGCCCAGCGAGGCCCTCGACCACCTGCTCGCCTCCCTGCGCGACCGGCTCGGCAACGACCCGGAGGAGGAGCTCGCGGTGGCGGCGGACGAGCTGCGGCGCGCGGCCCGCGCCCGACTCACCCGACTTGTCCACAACTGGCCGGAGATTTCCGTTCCGCGGCCGTCCCGGCAGCCGGATCCGCCCCGCCCCACGCGCAGCGATAGCCCGTACGTACCAGTTTGA